In the genome of Entelurus aequoreus isolate RoL-2023_Sb linkage group LG15, RoL_Eaeq_v1.1, whole genome shotgun sequence, one region contains:
- the LOC133630259 gene encoding junctional cadherin 5-associated protein-like produces MYSVEDLLISHGYKLPKNTASSTTPTPTPTPASSSSSSSRQAPSSSPPSYSKHHESSGSRPSSRAVNGYERGSRVTFSNNSQAYEAAAGCPNNNGEPRDRSQSRQEGEAQGQVDIPSYGDSLTSDSGLCDGSRGQQMQSKDVSFWRRRGQDFTVLLDYADLRDPHASGHGDYKRPQGPQQARGQELSAEERQRVVQERQRWAAQVQARAKEREAALNQWRLAAERKCQSLGTDEWRPTVSFSRQMSQNEGERWALEQQRLHARTPEGMVVHPRTKAKSQSMPRMLRPGSLQYVDVASCGQELYRRVNGHPLSHHDLYRAPRWPENDRPASANQLSLTPKPRFTRPPRPPSYEMHQQIRGSCEVLSGRDSVISQTRDRTPLPILRTGEAPLDYFAQESGPPGYNPPPSYKRAPVIIGGHRGFGEIAVDYRYRGDVYQHIHVAPDGSHWITRHPAGSWSEPPRERCMAGQKQLHPLCSMQVPGGGVQYISFNDPRIRHISSALGGNSLTDADKIRHIRNELPSTTVSEPASGNSAFLPPSMGPFITAKLAGDVNQTSSCDFDNDNKRWHSNLHKETVDNFSATDQNCNTYSKNQHPPPLPSSAFQAPIRRASSRQGSSLDQVFAETITQVKKIVPESGLENNRSTKRRVSETIFCLVSVPLHTPTNLNKDSSADQNNNDTKRSLTMTNTGTFAVGLKETHSLRSKSVNEMPIKLQYSHFHTSSTSSLRNSKRAPLRKEIIDAWALQASDDRERCYAGSWPGNQYRNQETQTGSPLTVVKSPEPQSPPGVQEPIHSVLDRTTDSGVGTDNGSAYGYPMAGQKDLHPSSNSAFSRLSNSPTPQQSLKPTEQHLTSPFKKPDQRDQNPSSPKRSNSTPPECSEQVAFGQFLLKPVNRRPFDAIGELESINKEMEDTISKRPHVGRSIDDLDGTNKRFNRYKPHTRFNACLKPGREGISLPPVLSEKTAIKVRSRSFPSADDLESMGTQNTFSRPQSNTPSTYKVCLMSNPDERPPRSLLPQHRDSNQPYRQDIPVPQESLLRDVGLTVYTEAPSGHGETMQRSLLVPATLDHKDLSVQLLSESGTALVENTRCLEHNSSQELKAEADTETNTSLDKMRQCKEQLSLKLGEDDGDEKYRISEPVKSNESTMADKHLETLLIHEQANALPTEDLSGLYDVKCAKGIPENESIEQRAARILGITIPVGALGASDSIEEYSDDIEPFVAEKPRYSDEDKDNVIEEPEQVEQESVILLGADIEEAKLLIREYSNEDGRQKHSYNHDDGEHNEDNIAQPGAVLDLPEFPPSNLPLSLPVSPDEKLAHKMGRGEKKGCGGASKLIESLQDKLSSSASASAASLGRSTIDRMARLKELDSVSRIRRLSLKGADSIRECENEESGRENLVRDDSKVVEELEDEGLKEQKGGKKDVDYAVEQENSCETHIKMVALQECCQSDEDICKVDGKPKEAEQTNDVFALKTIHEGREDVEVKGDEKVQLEVVANADKHEQNAAEVSRCEKTNNIKVEKVPKAKRRTKLQKPPLLPKPRSVPKREISLPLSFSSGTFTSSNMEEEEELHTVSDSYDPSRVERV; encoded by the exons ATGTACAGCGTGGAGGACCTCCTCATCTCTCATGGATACAAGCTGCCCAAGAATACGGCCTCCTCTacgacccccacccccacccccacccctgcCTCTTCATCGTCGTCCTCATCCCGCCAGGCGCCCTCATCCTCGCCGCCGTCGTACAGCAAGCACCACGAGAGCTCGGGGAGCAGGCCCAGTAGCCGCGCGGTGAACGGCTACGAACGAGGGTCGAGGGTGACGTTCAGTAACAACTCTCAAGCCTACGAGGCTGCAGCCGGTTGCCCCAACAACAACGGAGAACCCAGGGACAGGAGCCAGTCCAGGCAGGAAGGCGAGGCCCAAGGCCAAGTTGACATCCCGTCTTATGGAGATTCCCTGACCTCAGACAGTGG GCTCTGCGATGGCTCCAGAGGTCAACAGATGCAGTCCAAGGACGTGTCCTTCTGGAGGAGGAGAGGCCAGGACTTTACCGTGCTGCTGGACTACGCTGACCTCAGAGATCCCCACGCAAGTGGACACGGGGACTACAAAAGGCCGCAGGGGCCTCAACAAGCCAGAGGTCAAGAGTTGTCCGCTGAGGAGCGCCAGAGGGTCGTGCAGGAGAGGCAGCGCTGGGCAGCCCAGGTACAGGCTCGTGCCAAAGAGAGGGAAGCGGCGCTCAATCAATGGAGACTGGCAGCTGAGAGGAAGTGCCAGAGCCTGGGGACAGATGAGTGGCGTCCAACCGTCAGCTTCAGTCGCCAGATGTCGCAAAATGAGGGTGAACGTTGGGCACTGGAGCAGCAACGGCTCCATGCCAGGACACCAGAGGGAATGGTAGTTCACCCCAGGACCAAAGCTAAATCCCAGTCCATGCCCAGGATGTTGCGGCCTGGGAGCCTGCAATACGTGGACGTGGCCTCATGCGGTCAGGAACTGTACAGACGTGTCAACGGTCACCCCCTGTCACACCATGACCTTTACAGGGCACCCCGCTGGCCCGAGAACGACAGGCCAGCAAGTGCCAACCAGTTGTCGTTAACGCCAAAGCCCCGCTTCACCCGGCCCCCGAGACCTCCCTCCTACGAGATGCACCAGCAGATCAGGGGAAGTTGCGAGGTATTGTCTGGGAGAGACTCGGTTATTTCCCAGACAAGGGACAGGACTCCTCTTCCCATCCTGCGGACAGGCGAGGCGCCACTGGACTATTTTGCACAGGAGTCTGGACCTCCAGGATACAACCCCCCTCCATCGTACAAGAGAGCCCCTGTGATTATAGGGGGGCACCGGGGATTTGGTGAGATTGCAGTTGACTACAG GTACAGAGGTGATGTGTACCAACATATACATGTGGCTCCAGATGGATCTCACTGGATCACTCGGCATCCTGCAGGTTCTTGGTCTGAGCCACCCAGAGAAAGGTGTATGGCAGGCCAGAAGCAACTCCATCCTTTGTGTAGTATGCAGGTCCCAGGCGGAGGCGTACAATATATTTCTTTTAATGACCCCCGCATCCGGCACATTTCCTCAGCCCTGGGCGGGAACTCCCTGACAGACGCTGACAAGATTCGTCACATCCGCAATGAGCTTCCCAGCACCACCGTGTCGGAACCAGCTTCCGGCAACAGTGCCTTTTTGCCTCCGTCTATGGGGCCTTTTATCACTGCCAAACTGGCTGGTGATGTTAATCAGACATCTTCATGTGActttgacaatgacaataaaaggtgGCACAGCAATTTGCACAAAGAAACTGTCGATAACTTCTCAGCAACTGACCAAAACTGCAACACATATTCCAAAAACCAACATCCTCCTCCATTGCCATCTTCAGCCTTTCAAGCCCCAATAAGAAGAGCATCATCTCGCCAGGGGTCCAGTTTAGATCAGGTTTTTGCAGAAACCATCACACAAGTGAAGAAAATTGTCCCAGAATCAGGGTTGGAGAATAACCGCAGTACAAAGAGAAGAGTGAGTGAGACCATCTTCTGCCTTGTGTCTGTTCCCCTTCACACACCAACTAACCTTAATAAAGATTCATCTGCAGATCAGAATAACAATGACACAAAACGAAGTTTAACGATGACCAATACAGGAACATTTGCAGTTGGTCTCAAAGAGACTCACAGTTTGCGAAGTAAGTCGGTCAACGAGATGCCCATCAAACTCCAATACTCACACTTTCACACCAGCAGCACTTCCTCCCTGAGGAATTCCAAGAGGGCTCCTCTAAGGAAGGAAATTATAGATGCCTGGGCACTCCAAGCCAGTGATGACAGGGAGAGGTGTTATGCTGGGTCCTGGCCAGGAAACCAATACCGTAACCAAGAAACCCAGACTGGCTCACCTTTGACTGTTGTGAAAAGTCCAGAACCCCAAAGCCCACCTGGGGTCCAAGAACCTATCCACTCTGTTTTGGACAGAACCACCGACAGTGGTGTGGGGACAGACAACGGTTCCGCTTATGGATACCCCATGGCTGGCCAGAAAGACCTCCATCCCTCCAGCAACAGCGCCTTCTCTCGTCTCAGCAACAGCCCAACACCACAGCAATCACTGAAACCTACGGAACAACATCTAACCTCCCCATTTAAGAAACCGGATCAAAGAGACCAGAATCCATCCTCTCCAAAGAGGAGCAACTCAACTCCTCCAGAGTGTTCAGAACAAGTGGCCTTTGGTCAGTTTCTACTAAAACCAGTAAATCGACGACCATTTGATGCTATTGGTGAGCTAGAGAGCATCAATAAGGAGATGGAAGACACAATCAGCAAAAGACCGCATGTGGGTCGGTCAATTGATGATCTAGATGGCACGAATAAAAGATTTAACCGATACAAACCACATACACGATTCAATGCTTGCCTCAAACCAGGCAGAGAAGGAATTAGTCTTCCACCCGTACTCTCAGAGAAAACTGCTATCAAAGTCAGATCGAGATCTTTTCCTTCTGCCGATGATCTGGAATCCATGGGCACACAAAATACTTTTTCCAGACCACAGTCCAACACACCATCAACATATAAGGTATGCCTGATGTCCAATCCAGACGAGAGGCCACCTCGGTCCTTGCTGCCTCAACACAGGGATTCAAACCAACCCTATCGGCAGGATATTCCAGTCCCTCAGGAGTCATTGCTCAGGGATGTTGGACTAACCGTCTACACAGAAGCCCCTAGTGGTCATGGGGAGACAATGCAACGCTCACTCCTGGTCCCAGCGACACTTGACCACAAGGACTTGTCAGTGCAGCTTTTAAGTGAGAGCGGCACAGCGCTTGTTGAAAATACTCGCTGCCTAGAGCACAATTCTAGTCAAGAGCTTAAAGCTGAAGCGGACACGGAGACAAACACTTCATTAGACAAAATGCGACAATGCAAGGAACAGCTGAGTTTGAAACTCGGTGAAGATGATGGTGATGAGAAATATCGAATCTCTGAGCCTGTAAAATCAAATGAGTCAACAATGGCAGATAAGCATCTTGAGACCTTACTGATTCATGAGCAAGCTAATGCATTACCTACCGAGGACCTCAGTGGCTTGTATGACGTTAAATGTGCAAAGGGAATCCCGGAAAATGAATCAATTGAGCAGAGAGCAGCCAGAATCCTGGGTATTACCATTCCAGTGGGGGCCTTGGGTGCGTCTGACAGCATAGAGGAGTACAGTGACGATATCGAACCTTTTGTAGCTGAGAAACCGCGTTATTCAGATGAAGACAAAGATAATGTGATTGAAGAGCCTGAGCAGGTCGAACAGGAATCCGTCATTTTACTGGGAGCGGATATAGAAGAGGCTAAGCTATTAATAAGGGAATACTCCAATGAAGATGGCCGACAAAAGCACAGCTACAATCACGATGATGGCGAACACAATGAAGATAATATCGCTCAGCCGGGGGCGGTACTGGATCTGCCTGAATTCCCACCAAGTAATCTGCCTCTGTCCCTACCCGTCAGCCCTGATGAGAAACTAGCACACAAAatgggcagaggagaaaagaagggATGTGGTGGAGCCAGCAAATTAATTGAATCTCTGCAAGATAAGCTAAGCTCTTCGGCTTCTGCATCTGCTGCATCTCTGGGCAGGTCAACCATAGACAGAATGGCCCGTCTCAAAGAGCTAGACTCTGTGTCTCGAATAAGACGCCTCAGCCTGAAAGGGGCCGACTCCATTAGAGAGTGTGAGAATGAGGAGTCTGGGCGGGAGAACTTAGTTCGAGATGATTCTAAGGTGGTGGAGGAATTAGAAGATGAAGGTCTGAAGGAGCAGAAAGGAGGAAAGAAGGACGTGGATTATGCAGTTGAACAGGAAAATTCATGTGAAACACACATTAAGATGGTAGCACTCCAAGAATGTTGTCAGTCTGATGAAGATATATGCAAAGTCGATGGAAAACCAAAGGAGGCAGAACAGACTAATGATGTTTTTGCACTGAAAACAATACATGAAGGTAGGGAAGATGTTGAAGTGAAGGGAGacgaaaaagtacagcttgaagTTGTCGCCAACGCAGACAAACATGAACAGAATGCAGCAGAAGTTAGTCGGTGTGAGAAGACCAACAACATCAAAGTAGAAAAGGTGCCCAAAGCGAAGCGCCGTACGAAGCTCCAAAAGCCTCCGCTTCTTCCTAAGCCCCGAAGTGTTCCCAAGAGAGAAATAAGTCTACCACTCAGCTTCAGCTCTGGGACCTTTACTTCCTCGAAtatggaggaagaggaggagctgcACACGGTCTCAG